Proteins co-encoded in one uncultured Draconibacterium sp. genomic window:
- a CDS encoding YitT family protein — protein MAFLTKDKIFSKKWIQDNLLLISGSFILAASFVFFVTPHKIVPGGVYGIAIVVHYLSEGVFSFWPDGIPVGTFALMIDIPLIIAGIKILGPRFGIKTITGSVLTAVFTDLLTMMRPDPNLPLVNDILLSCLFGGVLMGFGLGLIFKSRATSGGSDIIAMIIGKYTHLQIGRLMIYVDSVIVLFGLIAFRDWAIPLYSLIVIYICGKLIDTALEGGNYNKALLIVSQKHAEIKEKLLVDLERGGTYLNGEGMFTGEEKRIIYTVVSRREVAIIQEYISKIDPDAFITVMDTKEILGEGFQSLNQKVNN, from the coding sequence ATGGCATTTCTGACGAAAGACAAAATATTTAGTAAAAAGTGGATTCAGGACAATCTGCTTTTGATTTCGGGCTCATTTATTTTAGCCGCCTCTTTTGTATTTTTTGTTACACCACATAAAATTGTTCCGGGCGGTGTTTATGGTATTGCCATTGTTGTTCACTATTTATCCGAAGGTGTTTTCTCTTTTTGGCCCGACGGAATTCCGGTGGGTACCTTTGCACTAATGATTGATATTCCGCTAATTATTGCCGGCATAAAAATTCTCGGTCCCCGCTTTGGTATAAAAACAATTACCGGCTCTGTATTAACCGCTGTTTTTACCGATTTGCTTACCATGATGCGCCCAGACCCGAATCTTCCGTTGGTAAATGATATTCTTTTGTCGTGCCTGTTTGGCGGCGTATTAATGGGGTTTGGACTTGGATTAATCTTTAAGTCTCGTGCCACTTCAGGAGGTTCAGATATTATTGCCATGATCATTGGAAAATACACCCACTTACAGATTGGAAGATTGATGATTTATGTTGATTCTGTAATTGTTTTATTCGGATTAATCGCCTTCCGCGACTGGGCTATCCCACTCTACTCGTTAATCGTAATTTACATTTGTGGAAAATTGATCGACACGGCACTCGAAGGAGGTAATTATAACAAAGCGCTTCTTATTGTTTCGCAAAAACATGCAGAGATAAAAGAGAAATTATTGGTTGATTTAGAGCGTGGAGGAACTTATCTGAATGGAGAAGGTATGTTTACCGGCGAGGAAAAACGAATAATATATACCGTTGTTAGCCGACGCGAGGTTGCAATAATTCAGGAGTACATCAGTAAAATAGACCCTGATGCATTTATTACCGTTATGGACACCAAAGAAATACTTGGCGAAGGATTCCAAAGTCTAAATCAAAAAGTTAACAATTAA
- a CDS encoding VOC family protein, protein MKAQINGIQQLGVGVEDLQEAWKWYRKHFSMDIRMFEDDATAELMLAHTAGKKRSKKAVLALNMQGGGGFEIWQHTGKKPEPIKFEIQLGDLGINIGKIKTENVQVVYDKFSASKLNLLTSISKDPAGNDHFFMKDIYGNMWEVKNQEGVFRKKEKSLTGGVLGTVIGVKDMDTSLKVYQEILQYDEIIYDETGVFEDYKGIPGGDKKFRRVLLRHSDVKQGAFSPFFGQSIIELVQAFDYEPKDIYDGRIWGDPGFIHLCFDINGMDEFREKAKALGYPFTVDSAKATDSFNMGEAAGNFAYIQAPEGTLIEFVETHKIPIIEKIGWYIDFRKRGYHPLPNWIMNMFRFMRVRDKK, encoded by the coding sequence ATGAAAGCACAAATAAACGGAATCCAGCAATTGGGAGTTGGTGTTGAAGATCTTCAGGAAGCATGGAAATGGTATCGCAAACATTTCTCGATGGATATTCGAATGTTTGAAGACGACGCAACTGCCGAACTTATGCTTGCCCATACCGCAGGGAAAAAACGCAGTAAAAAGGCCGTATTGGCGCTTAACATGCAAGGTGGCGGAGGTTTTGAAATTTGGCAGCACACAGGAAAAAAACCTGAGCCAATTAAATTTGAAATTCAGTTGGGAGATTTAGGCATTAATATCGGTAAAATAAAAACCGAGAATGTACAAGTCGTTTACGATAAATTTAGTGCGTCCAAATTAAATCTCCTCACTTCTATTTCTAAAGACCCGGCTGGAAACGACCACTTTTTCATGAAAGACATTTACGGAAATATGTGGGAAGTTAAAAACCAGGAAGGTGTTTTTCGTAAAAAAGAGAAATCGTTGACTGGCGGCGTACTCGGAACCGTCATCGGTGTAAAAGATATGGATACCAGCCTGAAAGTTTACCAGGAAATTCTGCAATATGATGAAATTATATATGACGAAACAGGTGTTTTTGAAGATTACAAAGGTATTCCGGGTGGAGATAAAAAGTTCCGTAGGGTTTTATTGCGTCATTCCGATGTAAAACAAGGTGCTTTTAGCCCGTTTTTTGGGCAATCTATCATCGAACTGGTTCAGGCCTTTGATTACGAGCCCAAAGATATTTACGACGGAAGAATTTGGGGAGATCCGGGTTTTATTCACCTTTGTTTTGATATAAACGGCATGGATGAATTCCGCGAAAAAGCAAAAGCCTTAGGTTATCCGTTTACCGTTGATAGCGCCAAAGCAACCGACTCGTTCAATATGGGTGAAGCTGCTGGTAACTTTGCCTATATACAGGCACCGGAAGGAACTTTAATAGAATTTGTTGAGACACATAAAATACCAATTATCGAGAAAATAGGTTGGTATATCGATTTCCGGAAACGTGGCTACCACCCTCTCCCTAACTGGATTATGAATATGTTCCGTTTTATGCGGGTGAGAGATAAAAAGTAG
- a CDS encoding biopolymer transporter ExbD — translation MALKKRNKVNASFSMSSMTDIVFLLLIFFMVTSTLIAPNALKLLLPQSNNQTAAKPITTISITSDLKYYINDDNKLQSVKFSEIEPFLTNKFGSGNDDIFISLHTDQSVPVNEVVKIMNIARRNKYKMILATSPE, via the coding sequence ATGGCACTAAAAAAGAGAAATAAAGTAAACGCTTCATTTAGCATGTCGTCGATGACCGACATCGTATTTCTGTTGCTTATTTTCTTTATGGTTACCTCTACCCTGATTGCGCCAAATGCACTGAAATTGTTACTTCCGCAAAGTAACAATCAAACAGCTGCCAAGCCGATCACAACCATATCGATTACATCCGACTTGAAATACTACATCAACGACGACAACAAGCTTCAAAGCGTAAAATTTAGCGAGATTGAACCATTTCTAACCAATAAATTTGGCTCGGGTAACGACGATATTTTCATCTCGTTGCATACCGATCAATCTGTCCCGGTTAACGAGGTGGTAAAGATAATGAACATTGCCCGCCGAAATAAGTATAAAATGATACTGGCAACATCGCCTGAATAG
- a CDS encoding MotA/TolQ/ExbB proton channel family protein → MFNLLMIQADLPQGVEAMATEPEGISTKFIDLAIKGGWIMIPILFLSVVAVYIFFDRFFAIKKAGRFDSSLLEKVKVYITSGKIDSAVALCRSNPNPASRMLEKGISRIGRPLTDVNAAIENVGNLEISKLEKGLPVLASVAGGAPMIGFLGTVMGMIQAFYDMSNAGSNIDVTLLSTGIYQAMVTTVAGLIVGIIAYFAYNILVSNVEKVVFKMEATTSEFMDLLNEPA, encoded by the coding sequence ATGTTTAACTTATTGATGATTCAGGCTGATCTTCCACAAGGGGTGGAAGCTATGGCAACCGAGCCGGAAGGCATTTCAACAAAATTTATAGATCTGGCTATAAAAGGTGGATGGATTATGATTCCGATTCTATTTTTATCGGTAGTAGCCGTTTACATCTTTTTCGACCGCTTTTTTGCAATAAAAAAAGCCGGAAGATTTGATTCAAGTTTGCTTGAGAAAGTAAAAGTTTATATCACATCAGGAAAAATAGATTCTGCCGTAGCACTGTGCCGCAGCAATCCAAATCCGGCATCTCGTATGTTGGAAAAAGGAATCAGCCGAATTGGCCGCCCGTTAACCGATGTAAATGCCGCCATTGAAAATGTGGGTAACCTTGAGATTTCGAAACTGGAAAAAGGACTACCGGTTTTAGCATCGGTAGCTGGTGGAGCTCCAATGATCGGGTTTCTTGGCACGGTAATGGGAATGATTCAGGCATTTTATGATATGTCGAACGCCGGAAGCAATATTGACGTAACACTGCTTTCAACCGGTATTTACCAGGCCATGGTAACAACAGTTGCCGGATTAATCGTTGGTATTATCGCCTATTTCGCCTACAATATTTTGGTATCAAATGTGGAGAAAGTGGTTTTTAAAATGGAAGCTACTACTTCTGAATTTATGGATCTGTTAAACGAACCGGCATAA
- a CDS encoding glycoside hydrolase family 127 protein has translation MNPKLYFILLLFVLVSCNYKDQFPVKKSERISVNNTSVTQFDSSRYGPFGELFTFVNQFDMQDSSFDLESFKASCDEFSATKNKTNYSSRALPAWIEINGLLLELTADAKYAQELEKISANEKMTDYIQPFVFTRSVDHIYVNLFKPAEMKYQHSLGGDVTIRQETAYPESGSIRLHFEMTERRYIELNICIPEWAEGTHVEVKGVKYFTKPGSYCFIAKKWKQGDLVEIELPIEKYQFRIH, from the coding sequence ATGAATCCTAAACTGTATTTTATTCTGCTGCTTTTTGTACTTGTTTCATGCAATTACAAAGATCAATTTCCGGTAAAAAAGTCGGAACGTATTTCTGTCAATAATACATCTGTAACACAGTTCGATAGCAGCCGTTACGGGCCTTTTGGTGAACTTTTTACTTTTGTTAACCAGTTTGATATGCAAGATTCATCCTTTGATTTAGAGTCGTTTAAGGCTAGTTGTGATGAGTTTTCTGCCACTAAAAATAAAACAAATTACAGTAGTCGGGCGCTGCCTGCATGGATAGAAATAAATGGCCTGTTACTTGAATTGACTGCTGATGCAAAATATGCACAAGAGCTGGAGAAAATTTCAGCAAACGAAAAAATGACGGACTATATACAACCTTTTGTGTTTACCAGAAGTGTGGATCATATTTACGTTAACCTGTTTAAGCCTGCCGAAATGAAGTACCAGCACTCGCTAGGTGGCGATGTTACTATTCGGCAGGAAACAGCATATCCGGAATCAGGAAGCATTCGTTTACATTTCGAGATGACGGAACGGCGTTACATTGAACTAAATATATGCATTCCTGAATGGGCAGAAGGTACACATGTTGAAGTAAAAGGCGTAAAGTATTTTACAAAACCCGGAAGTTATTGTTTTATAGCCAAAAAATGGAAGCAAGGCGATTTGGTTGAGATTGAACTACCGATAGAAAAATATCAATTTCGTATTCACTAA
- a CDS encoding L-serine ammonia-lyase, translated as MESIKEIYKIGHGPSSSHTMGPKKAAERFLAENKDANHFEVTLYGSLAATGKGHLTDYAIKQSFGNRQLQINWEPKTFLPGHPNAMCFKAFSNTNKLLKEWTCYSIGGGAIIDDYTETETVDVYEHTTMEEILDWCNRNGKSFWEYVAEFEEPDIWDYLEEVLDVMFDSIKRGLKTDGVLPGGLKLPRKAQSFNTKGHNFATPFKRRSQLFSYALAVMEENAAGGKIVAAPTCGASGVLPAILKYFKKIHKSDKTTILRALATAGVIGNLVKTNASISGAEVGCQGEVGTACAMASGAATQMMGGTIYQIEYSAEMGLEHHLGLTCDPVAGLVQIPCIERNAFAAERAVSHNNYALLTDGRHRISFDEVVETMYKTGIDLQSKYRETSEGGLAIYDALPNC; from the coding sequence ATGGAATCGATTAAGGAAATCTATAAAATAGGACACGGCCCTTCTAGCAGTCACACGATGGGACCTAAAAAGGCTGCCGAAAGGTTCTTGGCCGAAAATAAAGATGCTAATCATTTTGAAGTAACGTTATACGGTAGTTTGGCAGCCACCGGAAAAGGTCACCTTACTGATTATGCCATCAAACAAAGTTTTGGCAACCGCCAGTTACAAATAAACTGGGAGCCAAAAACCTTTCTCCCCGGACATCCAAATGCCATGTGTTTTAAAGCTTTTAGCAACACAAATAAATTGTTGAAAGAATGGACATGTTACAGCATTGGCGGAGGTGCAATTATTGATGATTATACGGAAACGGAAACTGTTGATGTGTACGAACACACCACCATGGAAGAAATACTGGACTGGTGCAACCGCAACGGGAAAAGTTTTTGGGAATATGTTGCCGAGTTCGAAGAACCGGATATTTGGGATTATCTGGAAGAAGTGTTGGATGTGATGTTCGACAGTATTAAACGTGGTTTAAAAACCGATGGCGTTTTGCCCGGAGGTTTAAAACTTCCGCGAAAAGCACAGAGTTTCAATACAAAAGGGCACAATTTTGCAACACCTTTTAAACGACGCTCGCAACTGTTTTCTTACGCATTGGCAGTAATGGAAGAAAACGCTGCCGGTGGTAAAATTGTAGCCGCACCAACCTGTGGAGCAAGTGGCGTTTTGCCTGCCATTTTAAAATATTTCAAGAAAATTCATAAAAGCGATAAAACAACCATTTTAAGGGCACTGGCAACTGCCGGAGTAATTGGGAACCTGGTAAAGACAAATGCATCGATTTCAGGAGCAGAAGTAGGTTGTCAGGGCGAAGTTGGAACGGCTTGTGCAATGGCTTCGGGGGCGGCAACACAAATGATGGGTGGCACCATTTATCAAATCGAATATTCAGCAGAAATGGGACTTGAACACCACCTGGGATTAACCTGCGATCCGGTTGCTGGCTTGGTGCAAATTCCTTGCATCGAACGTAATGCATTTGCTGCCGAAAGAGCTGTTTCGCATAATAACTATGCTTTGCTTACCGATGGCCGCCACCGGATAAGTTTTGATGAAGTGGTAGAAACCATGTACAAAACGGGGATAGATTTACAAAGTAAATACCGCGAAACATCGGAAGGTGGGCTGGCTATTTACGATGCTTTGCCCAACTGCTAG
- a CDS encoding MATE family efflux transporter produces MLRKRVSVLSLQKLKDIDFKELWIDVKEAIGGTERDFTESSVGKAIFILAVPMVLEMIMESVFAVVDIFFVSKLGADAVATVGLTESVMTIVYAIGMGLSVATTALVSRRIGEKNNKQAGVVAFQAMMVGLIFSVCIAIPGVLFAGEFLKLMGATDSMAAEGYLFPAIMFGGNVVIMLLFIINAVFRSSGDAAISMRVMWLANIINIILDPLLIFGIGPFPELGLAGAAIATTIGRGLAVLYQFYLLFGGHHRIRLYWHSLKIRFNVMLKLVKISGGGILQNLIATSSWILLVRIIAVSGPEALAGYTIAIRIIIFALLPAWGLSNAASTLVGQNLGANQPERAERSVWITGYVNMIFMGFMGIILAVFPEFWIKLFIGEVAVIQNGTLALRVISFGFLFYALGMVLMQGFNGSGDTITPSKINFISFWLFEIPLAYLLAIVLNMGLFGASMSIVIAESFLAITALYLFRKGKWKTRKV; encoded by the coding sequence ATGTTACGCAAAAGAGTAAGTGTTTTGTCTTTACAAAAACTAAAAGACATTGATTTTAAAGAACTCTGGATCGATGTAAAAGAAGCAATTGGCGGTACAGAGCGCGATTTCACTGAAAGTAGTGTTGGCAAAGCCATTTTTATTTTGGCCGTGCCAATGGTCCTCGAAATGATCATGGAATCGGTTTTTGCCGTAGTCGACATCTTTTTTGTTTCGAAACTAGGCGCCGATGCGGTAGCAACGGTTGGCCTCACCGAATCGGTAATGACCATTGTGTACGCCATTGGAATGGGACTTAGTGTGGCAACCACAGCCCTCGTTTCGCGAAGAATTGGCGAGAAAAACAACAAACAAGCCGGTGTTGTGGCTTTTCAGGCTATGATGGTTGGTTTGATATTTTCAGTTTGCATTGCTATTCCAGGCGTTTTATTTGCCGGCGAGTTTTTAAAGCTTATGGGCGCAACCGACTCCATGGCTGCCGAAGGTTACCTCTTCCCTGCCATTATGTTTGGCGGGAATGTGGTAATTATGTTGTTGTTTATTATTAACGCGGTTTTCCGTAGTTCCGGCGATGCCGCCATTTCAATGCGGGTAATGTGGCTAGCCAATATTATCAATATTATTCTCGACCCACTGCTTATTTTTGGCATTGGTCCTTTCCCTGAACTGGGACTTGCAGGCGCAGCAATTGCCACTACAATCGGGCGTGGATTGGCAGTTTTATATCAGTTTTACCTTTTATTTGGCGGACATCACCGTATCCGACTGTACTGGCACAGTTTAAAAATCCGCTTTAACGTTATGCTAAAACTGGTAAAAATATCAGGTGGTGGGATTTTGCAGAACCTTATTGCAACATCCAGTTGGATTTTGCTTGTACGTATTATTGCAGTTTCGGGACCTGAAGCGCTGGCTGGGTATACCATTGCCATTCGAATAATCATTTTTGCACTGCTTCCTGCCTGGGGGCTCAGCAACGCAGCATCAACACTTGTTGGACAAAACCTTGGCGCCAATCAACCTGAACGTGCCGAACGATCAGTGTGGATAACCGGTTACGTAAATATGATTTTTATGGGATTTATGGGAATAATACTGGCTGTTTTTCCTGAGTTCTGGATAAAACTGTTTATCGGCGAAGTAGCAGTTATTCAAAATGGCACACTGGCATTGCGTGTAATCAGTTTTGGCTTCCTGTTTTACGCACTCGGAATGGTGCTTATGCAAGGCTTTAACGGAAGCGGCGACACGATTACACCTTCAAAAATCAATTTTATAAGCTTTTGGTTGTTCGAAATACCATTGGCCTATCTTCTGGCAATTGTGCTGAATATGGGATTGTTTGGAGCCAGTATGTCGATAGTAATTGCTGAATCATTTCTGGCAATTACAGCCTTGTATTTGTTCCGCAAAGGAAAATGGAAAACACGAAAAGTGTAA
- a CDS encoding SDR family NAD(P)-dependent oxidoreductase produces MDFRGKTIWITGASSGIGKAVAIELSSKNVTLILSGRKEEALKETEKRCVKNGCQTVILPFDLGNEQSIEEAALFIKENNIKIDALYQFGGISQRSFVAETPVSVDRRIFEVNYFGTIALTKKVLPQMLKNGGGQIAVTSSIVGKFGFPYRSSYSASKQALHGFFESLRAENAKNNIAVSIIIPGRIKTNISVNAINKDGKTHAQMDAGQDTGMSAEKCAKVICKKLKKERKEILVGGSEVIMVHIRRFLPRLYYYMASRVKPL; encoded by the coding sequence ATGGATTTTAGGGGAAAGACAATTTGGATTACAGGAGCATCGTCGGGCATTGGCAAAGCGGTGGCAATTGAGTTATCATCGAAGAATGTAACACTCATTCTTTCAGGCAGAAAAGAAGAGGCTTTAAAAGAGACCGAAAAACGCTGCGTAAAGAATGGCTGTCAAACTGTTATTCTTCCTTTCGATTTAGGAAACGAACAATCGATTGAAGAAGCAGCTCTATTCATAAAAGAAAATAACATAAAAATTGATGCATTATACCAGTTTGGTGGAATCAGCCAACGCTCGTTTGTAGCCGAAACTCCGGTTAGTGTTGATCGTAGAATTTTCGAAGTAAACTATTTCGGAACAATCGCTTTAACCAAAAAGGTTTTACCACAGATGCTTAAAAATGGTGGCGGACAAATTGCAGTTACATCAAGTATTGTTGGTAAATTTGGATTTCCATACCGGTCGTCATATTCTGCTTCGAAACAGGCCCTCCATGGTTTTTTCGAAAGTTTACGAGCCGAGAATGCAAAAAACAACATTGCTGTGTCAATTATCATTCCCGGACGTATAAAAACGAATATTTCGGTGAATGCAATCAATAAAGATGGAAAAACACATGCACAAATGGATGCCGGACAAGATACAGGAATGTCGGCCGAAAAATGTGCAAAAGTGATTTGCAAAAAACTAAAGAAAGAGAGAAAAGAAATATTGGTAGGTGGTTCAGAAGTTATAATGGTACACATAAGGCGGTTTTTGCCGCGTTTGTATTACTACATGGCTTCGCGCGTAAAACCATTGTAA
- the nhaD gene encoding sodium:proton antiporter NhaD, which produces MFILMVVVFVLGYIAIALEHPLKVDKAASALIIGTLCWVVYVLGAEGILHLGFSPTWEAFLAAHPDSHGLHAAHEFIVESEIIHHLGEISEILFFLLGAMTIVEVVDQHEGFKIITDKIKTTNKVKLLWILSLLTFFMSALLDNLTTTIVLVALLRKLIDDKQTRWFFASMVVLAANAGGAWSPIGDVTTIMLWIGGQVSAGNIITNVILPSLVCMVVPLAILSVTMKGNVKRPEIDEDEVEYSTEKERLLFLILGVSGLLFVPVFKTITHLPPYMGMLLSLGLLWVVGEIVHKDKPKEIKDKLKVTAVIQRIDVPTVLFFLGILSAVAALQSAGHLNILATYLDKKLGNIYLIDLAIGVLSSVVDNVPLVAGAMGMYPIADAGAVGYQAAFVQDGAFWEFLAYTAGTGGSMLIIGSAAGVAAMGLEKIDFIWYLKKISWLALIGYLSGAAVYFVMFVL; this is translated from the coding sequence ATGTTTATTCTAATGGTTGTAGTGTTTGTTTTGGGCTATATTGCCATAGCGTTGGAACATCCACTAAAAGTAGATAAAGCTGCATCGGCTTTAATTATTGGAACATTATGCTGGGTAGTTTATGTTCTTGGAGCTGAGGGCATCTTGCACCTCGGATTCAGTCCCACCTGGGAAGCGTTCCTTGCAGCTCATCCCGATTCGCATGGCCTTCATGCTGCACATGAGTTTATTGTAGAATCAGAGATCATCCATCACTTAGGCGAAATCAGTGAAATTCTATTTTTCCTGCTAGGAGCAATGACCATTGTAGAAGTTGTTGATCAGCACGAAGGATTTAAAATTATTACCGATAAAATTAAAACCACCAACAAAGTAAAACTACTTTGGATACTGAGTTTGCTTACATTTTTTATGTCGGCATTGCTCGACAACCTTACAACTACAATCGTTTTGGTTGCTCTGCTTCGCAAACTGATCGACGATAAACAAACCCGCTGGTTTTTTGCCAGTATGGTAGTTTTAGCTGCCAATGCAGGAGGAGCATGGTCGCCAATTGGAGATGTTACCACTATAATGCTGTGGATTGGCGGACAAGTTAGTGCCGGTAACATCATTACAAATGTTATTTTACCAAGTTTAGTTTGCATGGTGGTTCCCTTAGCAATACTTTCAGTAACCATGAAAGGCAATGTTAAACGCCCGGAAATAGACGAAGATGAAGTAGAATATAGTACAGAAAAAGAACGGCTTTTATTCCTTATTCTGGGTGTATCCGGATTATTGTTCGTTCCGGTATTTAAAACAATAACCCATCTGCCGCCCTACATGGGGATGTTACTTTCATTAGGTCTTTTGTGGGTTGTTGGCGAAATTGTACACAAAGACAAACCAAAAGAAATTAAAGATAAACTAAAAGTTACAGCCGTAATCCAACGAATCGATGTGCCAACCGTATTGTTTTTCCTTGGTATACTTTCGGCAGTTGCTGCTTTACAATCAGCGGGGCACTTAAATATCCTGGCTACTTATCTTGATAAAAAACTGGGAAATATTTACCTGATAGACCTTGCAATTGGTGTGCTTTCATCGGTTGTTGATAATGTTCCGTTGGTTGCAGGAGCTATGGGAATGTACCCGATAGCAGACGCAGGAGCTGTAGGTTACCAGGCCGCCTTTGTTCAGGATGGTGCTTTCTGGGAATTTCTTGCCTACACAGCTGGTACCGGTGGCAGCATGTTAATTATTGGCTCGGCCGCAGGTGTTGCTGCAATGGGATTGGAAAAGATTGATTTTATCTGGTATTTGAAAAAAATTAGCTGGCTGGCATTAATTGGCTACCTGTCGGGCGCAGCAGTATACTTTGTTATGTTTGTCCTGTAA